A stretch of Rhizobium sp. TH2 DNA encodes these proteins:
- a CDS encoding cytochrome b, which translates to MRDRYTNLQIALHWAIVLMIPIQYLTGGSIDRTHHAVHMGIEPSAWDILQHKVHNYCGMAIGALMALRLIVRLRSERTAFPSDVMGVVALALHWAFYAAIICQAALGLVASYLTFRVAPLHVAGAWIILGMVALHVAAAFWHALVKRDDVLERMLPRKN; encoded by the coding sequence ATGCGGGACCGATATACCAACCTTCAGATCGCCCTTCATTGGGCCATCGTGCTCATGATACCCATCCAGTACCTTACAGGTGGGAGTATCGATCGGACGCACCACGCCGTGCATATGGGCATCGAACCGTCGGCCTGGGACATTCTCCAGCACAAGGTCCACAATTATTGCGGCATGGCGATCGGCGCTTTGATGGCATTACGCTTGATCGTCCGCCTCCGGAGCGAGCGCACGGCGTTTCCAAGTGACGTTATGGGTGTTGTCGCCCTCGCGCTCCACTGGGCTTTCTACGCCGCCATCATCTGTCAGGCTGCTCTCGGTCTTGTCGCGAGCTATCTCACGTTCCGCGTCGCGCCCTTGCACGTCGCGGGTGCCTGGATCATCCTCGGCATGGTCGCGTTGCACGTGGCGGCCGCCTTCTGGCACGCGCTCGTCAAACGGGACGATGTCCTGGAGCGGATGCTTCCCCGGAAGAACTAA
- a CDS encoding metal/formaldehyde-sensitive transcriptional repressor — MTHTIKHQAKLLARVRRLKGQMEAIERMLEAEAPCGEVLNLVASVRGAVSGLTSELIEDHIREHLANPDKDTDPARAKGASDLIDAVRTYFK, encoded by the coding sequence ATGACGCACACGATCAAACACCAAGCTAAATTGCTCGCGCGAGTTCGGCGACTGAAAGGTCAGATGGAAGCCATCGAACGTATGCTCGAGGCGGAAGCGCCCTGTGGCGAGGTACTGAACCTCGTGGCGTCGGTCCGCGGCGCTGTGTCAGGCCTGACGTCCGAACTCATCGAGGACCACATCCGCGAACACCTGGCCAACCCCGACAAGGACACCGATCCCGCACGCGCCAAGGGAGCGTCCGATCTCATCGACGCCGTAAGGACGTACTTCAAATGA
- a CDS encoding TolC family protein — MRGLTVSGALAATLFLTGCTTNEFTAKDAGFSAAQSKSAVLSKETVWIQSRAEAERVDAQVKELLAQSKAVNAETAVQIALLNNKGLQAAYADLGDAGADVWQSTLLVNPTLAVGLTGIGTPGLEAYRAIEGTLAVNLLALATRDRTIKVAKVRFDQAQLNAALKTLELAANTRRAWVNAVAASETVAQLNQAQAAADAASELAKKLGESGAMTKGSQAREHAFYAELSGQTAQARLAQRLAKEELTRLMGLWGDDVAYKLPNRLPPLPKKLITDNVIEAQAIANRIDLQVAKLELEANAKAYGLTEATRFVTDLEIVSGFETEREKEDGKVKKDTSYSKELEFVIPIFDSGKARMRKAELAYMRAANQLAEKAVNVRSESRSAYEAYRSSYDIARHYRNSLVPLRTKIEQESLLTYNGMITNTFELLTDSRDKINAVQLSINAKRDFWLAAANLTAAVYGGGAGSAPTEAASTAPSGNAGGH, encoded by the coding sequence ATGAGGGGACTGACAGTATCGGGGGCGCTCGCAGCCACGCTGTTTCTGACAGGCTGCACGACAAACGAATTCACAGCAAAGGACGCAGGATTTTCGGCCGCCCAGAGCAAAAGCGCTGTCCTTTCGAAAGAGACGGTCTGGATACAAAGCCGCGCCGAAGCGGAGCGCGTGGATGCGCAAGTCAAGGAGCTTCTTGCGCAGTCCAAGGCTGTTAATGCCGAGACGGCTGTCCAGATCGCGCTCCTCAACAACAAGGGCCTTCAGGCGGCTTACGCCGATCTCGGTGACGCGGGCGCCGATGTCTGGCAGTCAACGCTCCTCGTCAATCCGACGTTGGCGGTCGGCCTGACGGGCATCGGCACGCCGGGCCTTGAGGCATATCGCGCGATCGAGGGAACGCTCGCTGTCAACCTGCTGGCTCTCGCGACCCGTGATAGGACGATCAAAGTCGCCAAGGTCCGTTTCGACCAGGCGCAGCTCAACGCGGCGCTCAAGACACTGGAGCTGGCGGCGAACACCCGCAGGGCCTGGGTGAACGCCGTCGCCGCTTCCGAGACGGTCGCGCAACTCAACCAGGCTCAGGCGGCGGCCGACGCTGCGTCCGAGCTTGCCAAGAAGCTCGGCGAGAGCGGGGCCATGACCAAGGGCTCGCAGGCGCGGGAGCACGCCTTCTATGCCGAACTGTCGGGTCAGACCGCCCAGGCGCGGCTCGCCCAGCGCCTTGCGAAGGAGGAGCTGACGCGGCTCATGGGACTGTGGGGCGACGATGTCGCCTACAAGCTTCCCAACCGTCTGCCTCCGCTGCCCAAGAAGCTGATCACCGACAACGTCATCGAGGCGCAGGCGATCGCCAACCGGATCGACCTCCAGGTCGCCAAGCTGGAACTCGAGGCCAACGCCAAAGCATACGGGCTGACCGAGGCGACGCGCTTTGTCACCGATCTGGAGATCGTCTCGGGGTTCGAGACCGAGCGCGAGAAGGAAGACGGCAAGGTCAAGAAGGATACGAGCTATTCCAAGGAGTTGGAGTTCGTCATTCCGATCTTCGACAGCGGCAAGGCGCGAATGCGCAAGGCGGAGCTCGCCTATATGCGGGCGGCCAACCAACTCGCGGAGAAGGCGGTCAACGTCCGCTCGGAGTCGCGGTCGGCTTACGAGGCCTATCGATCAAGCTACGACATAGCCCGGCATTACCGCAACAGCCTCGTGCCCCTGAGGACCAAGATCGAGCAGGAATCGCTGCTCACCTACAATGGCATGATCACCAACACGTTCGAACTGCTGACCGACAGCCGGGACAAGATCAACGCCGTTCAGCTCTCCATCAACGCCAAGCGCGACTTCTGGCTCGCGGCGGCGAACCTGACTGCGGCCGTCTACGGCGGCGGCGCGGGTTCGGCCCCCACGGAAGCCGCGTCGACCGCACCGTCCGGCAACGCCGGCGGACACTAG
- the dmeF gene encoding CDF family Co(II)/Ni(II) efflux transporter DmeF, whose amino-acid sequence MTSDPSPTSTGNRHDHVFLGKDHDRNARRTWLVIGITTTMMIVEIVAGNVFGSMALTADGWHMSTHAAALLVAALAYAFARKHSRNSRFTFGTGKIGDLAAFASAVLLALIALIIGWESFLRFSSPVSIDFREATFVAVVGLAVNLLCAWLLRDNHSHHHSHAKHHHSHDSHHGHHHAHDHDVRDQNLRAAYLHVLADALTSVLAIVALLVGSLYGWLWLDPAIGIVGALVIARWSWGLIKEAGGVLLDYVPADEDLPTEIREIIEKDGNEITDLHVWRLGPGHHGAIVSVLADEPRPPSYYRRELMAIHDLSHVTVEVEPRAA is encoded by the coding sequence ATGACCAGCGATCCGAGCCCCACCTCTACGGGCAACCGCCACGATCACGTCTTCCTTGGTAAGGACCATGACCGCAATGCCAGACGCACTTGGCTGGTGATAGGCATCACGACGACCATGATGATCGTGGAGATCGTCGCCGGGAATGTCTTCGGCTCGATGGCGCTGACGGCGGACGGCTGGCACATGTCGACGCACGCCGCAGCGTTGCTGGTTGCCGCTCTCGCCTACGCCTTCGCGCGGAAGCACAGCCGTAATTCCCGCTTCACGTTCGGCACTGGAAAAATCGGCGACCTCGCGGCCTTCGCCAGCGCGGTCCTGCTCGCTCTCATCGCCCTGATCATCGGATGGGAGAGCTTCCTCCGATTCAGCTCTCCGGTGTCGATCGATTTTCGGGAAGCCACCTTCGTCGCAGTCGTCGGGTTAGCGGTGAACCTGCTTTGCGCCTGGCTCCTGCGGGATAACCATTCGCACCATCACTCTCACGCCAAGCACCATCATAGCCACGATAGCCATCACGGGCATCACCACGCTCATGACCATGACGTCAGGGACCAGAATCTCCGGGCGGCGTATCTCCATGTCCTCGCCGACGCCCTTACTTCCGTGTTGGCGATCGTTGCCCTTCTCGTCGGTAGCCTGTACGGATGGCTGTGGCTCGACCCGGCGATCGGCATCGTCGGCGCGCTCGTGATCGCGCGCTGGTCGTGGGGCCTCATCAAAGAGGCTGGCGGAGTCCTTCTGGACTATGTTCCAGCGGACGAGGACCTTCCAACGGAAATCCGAGAGATCATCGAGAAGGACGGTAACGAGATCACCGACCTCCATGTATGGCGGCTTGGACCCGGTCACCATGGCGCCATCGTGTCCGTGCTAGCTGACGAACCTCGCCCGCCGTCGTACTATCGGCGTGAACTGATGGCGATCCACGACCTTTCACATGTGACGGTCGAGGTGGAGCCGCGCGCGGCCTGA
- a CDS encoding cytochrome c: MKTSGFAFLVFTALTGAALVVAAETVSPAVRARQADMKEISAAAKAISEFFSGKRPYQASEFRRNVDVISIRAGEHLVARFATTTSAAGSDAKPEIETDRDKFAELARQMEVYANRLRDSAEEGGAMPQSMRMKASEAIDGGPFAKRKDKAPDVDAYSSEHAFHMMLQTCTSCHAAFRIKRK, encoded by the coding sequence TTGAAAACTTCGGGGTTCGCATTTCTGGTGTTCACGGCGTTGACGGGCGCGGCGCTTGTCGTCGCGGCCGAAACTGTGTCGCCCGCAGTCAGGGCGCGGCAGGCGGACATGAAGGAGATCAGCGCGGCGGCGAAAGCCATAAGCGAGTTCTTCTCCGGCAAGAGACCGTACCAAGCCTCCGAGTTCAGACGCAACGTCGACGTGATTTCCATTCGCGCCGGAGAGCATCTCGTGGCGCGGTTCGCGACCACGACCTCGGCGGCCGGCTCGGACGCAAAGCCGGAGATCGAGACGGATCGGGACAAGTTCGCTGAACTTGCTCGCCAGATGGAAGTCTATGCGAACCGCCTCAGGGACTCGGCGGAGGAAGGTGGGGCCATGCCTCAGTCCATGCGCATGAAAGCCTCTGAGGCGATCGATGGCGGCCCCTTCGCAAAGCGAAAGGACAAAGCGCCCGACGTGGACGCTTACAGTTCAGAGCACGCCTTCCATATGATGCTGCAGACCTGCACGTCATGCCACGCGGCGTTCCGGATCAAGCGCAAGTGA
- a CDS encoding DUF305 domain-containing protein — translation MITRSMENTMFSQLKTLSVAFVLATSAASYASAQEVTYPEKCKSSHDMAMDHEKMMKSSSMDMQMTDFQREMMDGMHKTMPLMTGGMMKDDADVAFVCGMIAHHMGAIEMSKTELKLGDNEEAKAMAQKIIDAQVKEIEDMAKWVEANAK, via the coding sequence ATGATAACTCGATCAATGGAGAACACGATGTTCAGCCAGCTCAAAACCCTATCAGTCGCCTTCGTCCTCGCAACGTCCGCAGCTTCGTATGCGAGCGCCCAGGAAGTCACCTACCCAGAGAAGTGCAAGTCCTCACACGACATGGCCATGGACCACGAGAAGATGATGAAGTCCTCGAGCATGGACATGCAGATGACCGATTTCCAGAGGGAGATGATGGACGGCATGCACAAGACGATGCCGCTGATGACGGGAGGCATGATGAAGGACGACGCCGATGTCGCCTTCGTATGCGGCATGATCGCCCACCACATGGGAGCCATCGAAATGTCCAAGACCGAGCTCAAGCTCGGCGACAACGAGGAGGCCAAGGCCATGGCGCAGAAAATCATCGACGCTCAGGTCAAGGAAATCGAAGACATGGCCAAGTGGGTCGAAGCGAACGCGAAGTAG